TTTCATATCTTTTAACATCTTTTGCATTGCTTTTATCTAAAATCGGCACTGCTCGAACACTCCTTACATTACTATAGCTCCATACAATATCCGTTTTTACTTTTTGAAAATCTTAAAGAACCGTACAGCCACAGCTCTATTAAGTGTAGCCTACTGCATTTTTCAAGTCAAGAATCGAAGGGTACACAGCTGCCATTTAACAACGAAGCTAGAAATTTAAGTAATAAATTACTAGTAAATGAGACAATCTATTCCGTTATTAATCAGAATAGCCTATACTGTAATAAGGGATAAAGGTTTCACATAAAAGATGCAAAAGGGGGATTACATATTGAAAGGTTCAGTACGCAACAAGTTGATAGCGCTTGCAGCTCTAGTTATTTTAATACCACTACTCGCTGTAGGAATCGTCAATTATTTTGTAGCGAAGCAAGAGCTGGAGAAAGTCGGGGAGATGGGATTACAGAACGGGACGTATGCTGTCCTAGATTTAATCGATGAGCTCAATGTCCAAGTAGAGAACGGCACAATTAGTTTAGAAGACGCACAAGAACGAGCTAAAGACAAAATTATGGGTCCTATGGCTGCTGACGGTACTAGACCTTTAGACAATCCAGCAAAATACGGAGAGAACTTTTACTTCTATGTAGTGGATCAGGAAGGTACTTTGCTTGTACACCCGCAGAAAGAAGGAGAAAGCCTCTATGAAACCAAAACAAAAGATGGTCGTTACTTCATTCGTGAAGTAATCTCAGAAGCTAAAAACGGAGGCGGTTATGTACAGTATGACTGGCCGCTGCCAAGCAACTTGAATGTAGAAGCACCAAAAATTACTTACGGCTTAGAAGATCCTAATTGGGGATGGATCGTAGTAGCTGGAACCTACTTAGTAGACTTTAATGCTGGAGCCAAACATGTTTTATGGTACACATTAATTTCTATTATTATTTCTATTATTGTAGGGGTTACACTATTCTCTATTTTCTCAGGGCGTTTGACATCATACATTAAGAATATCCGCCTCATTACAGCTGAAATAGCACAAGGTAAACTGTCAGGTGAAGATATTCCGATCCGTTCACGTGATGAGCTCGGCCACTTAGCTGAAAATGTGAATACGATGAAAAATAATCTAAATGAGATGGTCGGTCGGACAAGACTTTCTTCAGATCGTATGAGAACATCTTCCGAAACACTTAGCGCGATTACAGAAGAAGCAACTGCATCGGCTGACGAAATCCACAGCGCGATTACTGAAGTATCTTCAGGTGCGGTATTGCAATCTGAGGAAGCAGATGTTGCTATCACAAAAGTTGGGCAATTATCTACGCTGATTTCCAACGCATCAGCACAATATGAACATGTCGTGGCGGAGATGCACAGCATGAATGATCTACAAAATTCAGGTATGCAAAAAGCCGAAACATTAGAGGAAAACTCTACTAACTTCCACATCGTAATCAACGATTTGCAAGGTAATTTCTCACAACTCGTATCCAGAATGAATGAGATCCAAGCCATCGTTCAAACGATTTCATCGATCTCAGAACAAACGAATTTATTGGCATTAAACGCTAGTATTGAAGCCGCTCGCGCAGGTGAACACGGAAAAGGATTCGCTGTAGTAGCAAATGAAGTACGTCAATTATCTGAAGACACAAACGAGGCAACTACGAGAGTTCGCGACCTACTAGTGCATATCCGAAAAGATACGACGTCTGCTGAAAATCAAATGAAACACACATTAGATTTGACGAGTAATCAAGAAGGCACGATTATAGATACAAAAAATGCTTTTGAACAATTATCCGATTCCATCCTCAACATCACATCCCTGTTGAAAACTATGGAAAGTGATATGAGTAGCATGGACGAAAATCGACAACATGTCGTTCAGGCAATTGATCAAATTGCAGCAGTCGCAACTGAATCAGCGGCAGCTACAGAACAAGTCAATGCATCTATCGATGAACAAAAAGCTGCCATCAACACGATTATGCATGCTTCTCTCGACCTTCACACAGAAGCCGAAAATATGCATGACCTAGTAGACCGATTCAGCTAAATACTGAAGTAAAGTTAAAAAATCCCTGCAAATGCGCAGGGATTTTTTCTTATTCGACAGCATTTTTATATTTCTTGTAGTAGTTAATTTGACGCATCAGTAAATACAATTTACGCTTCATATGCTTATCTTTATTATAAAATAAAGGATTACCATACTTTCCTGCTTTGATCAAAGATCGAATCTCTTTTTCCATAGGTGGATTATCGACAAACTTTTTCAATACTGCTTTTGGTACGACAGTAAATAAGAAATGGTCATCTAAATAGGTTAACGGCTTTTCCTTCCCGTATACTAAGTCATCGACCAAGTATTTCGCCATATTCTCACCGCACTGCGTAATGTAATAACTTGAACGTCCTTGACGAATATTCACTTCAAACGCTTTAAATTTCCCATCGCGCTCATCGTATTTCAAGTCGAAGTTTCCGTATCCAACGTAACCAATCGCTTCTAGGAACTTCGCAAGCTTCGTCATGATCTCTTCATTATAACGCGTAATCAATGCAGTGTAGTTTCCAATTGCCGTCATGGCACGTTCTTGTAGTACCACTTGTGCTAATGTGATTAACTGTGCTTTACCGTGCTGATCAGCATAATATACAGCATCCCACATATACGTATCGTCGCCAGGGATGAAATCCTGAATGATCAGATCTTCCGTATACCCACTAGCTTTTACCATCTGGATAATACGGTTGATTTCTTCATATGTATCGACTTTATAAATCTTCTGCAAGCCTTCAAACGGATGGCGATAGTATTGCACCCCGTCGCTCGGCTTGATGATGACTGGAAACAGTACTTTTTCTGTAAATGGTTCATCAGATAAACACGAGTGAAAGTACGTGGAAGGTGTATCTATTCCGTGTTCTGCACATAATTCATAGAAATTTTTCTTAATATACACGGCATTCATAATTTCTTCATCGATATAATTGAACAGGAAATCTTCTTGTAAAGCTTCTCGCTGCTCAATAATTAGTCGGACATATAAGTCATCCGTTCCAACTAGAACTAGTTTTTGATCAGCAGTACGATATTTTTTGGCGATTTCACGTAAAAACTGGACGAATATTTCAGGATC
This window of the Sporosarcina ureae genome carries:
- a CDS encoding methyl-accepting chemotaxis protein; translated protein: MKGSVRNKLIALAALVILIPLLAVGIVNYFVAKQELEKVGEMGLQNGTYAVLDLIDELNVQVENGTISLEDAQERAKDKIMGPMAADGTRPLDNPAKYGENFYFYVVDQEGTLLVHPQKEGESLYETKTKDGRYFIREVISEAKNGGGYVQYDWPLPSNLNVEAPKITYGLEDPNWGWIVVAGTYLVDFNAGAKHVLWYTLISIIISIIVGVTLFSIFSGRLTSYIKNIRLITAEIAQGKLSGEDIPIRSRDELGHLAENVNTMKNNLNEMVGRTRLSSDRMRTSSETLSAITEEATASADEIHSAITEVSSGAVLQSEEADVAITKVGQLSTLISNASAQYEHVVAEMHSMNDLQNSGMQKAETLEENSTNFHIVINDLQGNFSQLVSRMNEIQAIVQTISSISEQTNLLALNASIEAARAGEHGKGFAVVANEVRQLSEDTNEATTRVRDLLVHIRKDTTSAENQMKHTLDLTSNQEGTIIDTKNAFEQLSDSILNITSLLKTMESDMSSMDENRQHVVQAIDQIAAVATESAAATEQVNASIDEQKAAINTIMHASLDLHTEAENMHDLVDRFS
- a CDS encoding carboxylate--amine ligase: MSKHSFIPIIVGTNINAYNMAISFHEEYDIKPVIVGREPLPFTSYSTITDIQELNPGLHDPEIFVQFLREIAKKYRTADQKLVLVGTDDLYVRLIIEQREALQEDFLFNYIDEEIMNAVYIKKNFYELCAEHGIDTPSTYFHSCLSDEPFTEKVLFPVIIKPSDGVQYYRHPFEGLQKIYKVDTYEEINRIIQMVKASGYTEDLIIQDFIPGDDTYMWDAVYYADQHGKAQLITLAQVVLQERAMTAIGNYTALITRYNEEIMTKLAKFLEAIGYVGYGNFDLKYDERDGKFKAFEVNIRQGRSSYYITQCGENMAKYLVDDLVYGKEKPLTYLDDHFLFTVVPKAVLKKFVDNPPMEKEIRSLIKAGKYGNPLFYNKDKHMKRKLYLLMRQINYYKKYKNAVE